Below is a genomic region from Xiphophorus hellerii strain 12219 chromosome 1, Xiphophorus_hellerii-4.1, whole genome shotgun sequence.
TCAAATTGCCATTATTTAGGACATTTTGGTTCTTCAGtcagttttaatttgttggAGGCCAGATGTGTtacatattaaaaatgaaaagccaCCTTTGTTTAAGATTTGAAATTAGTTCCtgtcaataaaatgtaaagtagTTTGCTGTAATAAAACCTATAGTAGTTTGCTGTTCTGCTTGAACTGGCACAAGACAGTAGTTCTGTAGGAAAGAGaagcaggaaaatgtttttagagatGCCACCTCAAGGGCCTGGTTTTTATCAACGCCATTTTAATAGAAGAATCCTGttgaaatagcttttttatgtacttttttgaatttaatgttttaaaacagtcTGCTTATTAccatttcttttcctgtttaGATAAAAATGTGGATGATATACATTAAAACccaattagcttgttttttctCTAAACAGCACATCTTAcctcaaaatgttttcctcattaTTAGTTGACAgatattttatatctttattgGATGGATTTTCGCACCTGATGGATTTTGCggttattttttatgttctctATTTGATACATGATTGAATTCATGACAGGGTAATTTCAGAGTAAATAAccttttttaatacttttaaaatgtctataAAAGGTGAAAACATTGAAGGGGGCGTCACACAACAGATTACTGACACAAATAGTTCCTCAGCCTTGTCGTCCCTCAGCTGTGCCAAGCCAAAACTTTTGTACGAATCTCTGTTCCTGCAGGACTTTCCTCGGAGATCACCTGCTACTTCTCCCAGCGCTCGAAGGAAGGAGAGGTTTCGGCATTACTACGCACAGGAAGACAGCGATGGCGAAGAGGTGAGCCACGGCGGCCTCCGACGAGACGACGGAGCTGGCACTTAGTGAAGAGCcggttaaaacagaaaaatatcccAGCACTTTGGAAGAAGCGACAACAAAACTACCTGCTCAGATGCTGCATCCAGTCGGTCCTCTTCATCTGTCGAAGTCTCAGCGCCATCACTGACGTGAGGATAATGAAGGATGGTTAGTGGTACTGGCTGTCAAAGAAATACTTCATTGGCAGTGTTTCTAGCTGTGTTAAAGTGCGATTGTAAACACTGAAAGCATCCGGTTTGGTGCCGGATGCTTTTGTGCTGTTTTCTCACATGCCAACAATCACTAAAAAAATTGAATATGtaagcaaacacacaagtgCTTTTTTGAAacagtatatactgtagatTCACATACACTCTCATAAATCCATGCTCGATTGTAGCCTATCTTTTTCAGAGCTCTCAGCGGCACTTCAggagatatttaaaaaagaacaaaatatgaGGACAACAGATTGACTAGAAACGCACTTGTCAGAATCTTGCTGCTAATTTCCAATGTTTGCAAAGCTCTAAGCTTAAGTTTAATGCTGATTGTAGCCTATTAAGTTTTCCCTCAGAAGATCCATTTTTTGTCCTTCCATCAGCATCTTAAAATTGAAAGCGTTGAATCTTCTTTCTTAACTTCCATGCTGAACAGTGTTATTGTAACACATGGCCTGTTTTTTGTTGCACTTACtgatgaggtaaaaaaaaaaaaaaaaaaaaagatttaagttTGACTGGTCAGAGCCAGTCAAATTGAAAATCTGCTGCATCTCTTGCTGCTCTTTTTGAGTATTGATCAGCTGATGCAAAATATCAATGCCAAGGTGCTCTAAATGACAACATCTCTGCTCCAGGCAGCGTACTTTAATGTCTGGATTGTGGAAGTGCTGAACACAAATCTGATACggcattttttttcctatcatttgaataactaaaataaactaTTCACTTAAAAGTTGAATAGTTTCAACCCAGTCCTTTAACTTTCTACAGGCAGTTTGTATACATGCTGTATACTGTACTGTCATTTCAGGATTGCTGTAATGTTACATTATCCTGCTGTCATATCAGGATTCAACCACTTTAACATTCACTCTGAGATGCCAAATATTGCTGAATTAAACTTAACATTTTAAGGGTGCTTGTACAACAAATTAGTTTATGGACCGATGgaaatttcatatttattacagCAGATTGACAAATATGCAACCTTATGTCAGGCTACTTAAATGTTACGAGGAAAGAAAGATGGAGAACACCCAAAGAGCAGATCTGTTTATTACAAGATCAGAGATGAATGTCATATTCCAGCCATTTTTCACCAAGTGTCTAAAATCCATCCTTAAAGGTTTTTGGCAGCTTTGTAACATAATGTCTGTATGTAGataaacacacatatatatatatactgtatatatataaatatatatatacacacacaccagtGCAGCTAATTGTTCTTTATATTCCTACTGTTTATAGTTGCTAAAGTTATTAGATAACAAAGTTGATTTTTCTGCCTAAGAATCTGCAGTTTAACTAGATTTGAACAAACTTGATTGAAAAATATAACCTTAACAGGTTATCTGCAATTGCACTAGAACTATATCCACAGGTTTTGTATATAGCTGATAGATCTGACCACTTAACAgaaatattgtatattattactgccttatttatgtaaaaataattaacatttgtCTTCAGTGTGTAACTCAGACTGATTGAATGTCTCATTATTTGGGCAACATTCTTAATCCATCcatatattttacattactGTGCCACATAATACAATAAAAAGCTTTTCATGATTtacaaaactgttttgttttgtttcattttgttcaatGAACGACAAGTTATCaattttacagcaaataaaaactcatttaaaaaaaaacattaacgtaaaaatgttttaggtaCAACGCTTTTTCTTCCCTTTGGTATCTTCTTTTGCTTTCCTCGCATTTTTACTAGTCCTGAACATCTTATTGGTGTCACACATCAGGTTGTGCGCTCCCTTTTTGTGGCAGACGATGTGCACTAGCTTGAGGTTTTCCCTGGTGAACAGCATTTGGTAGAAGTAGTTCAAGTTTATGTCTGCGGTCTTATGAGTCTGCAGAGCCTCCAGCAGAGCAGGTATGATAGTCCTCTTCTTTTCAATCCTGcagaaaaggtaaaaaacaaGACATGTTTGATTCTCTGCTATTTTTACTGCGCCAGGAACAGAAAGTATCCCACCTGTGATCAAGGTTCCAAGTGCTGAAGACGATCCTGCTCTCTCTGCTGCCATACGGGTTGATTGAATGGAGCGACTGGCACAATTTCTGCTCAAAGGATCCCTGAGGAGACCACAGAGAGGAAGAGTGAGGATTGTGCAAAGCAATTCTAGGTctttaaaaaatggttaaaaaaaaaaaaaaaaaaagcccatttAATTCACTGTATGTCTGCTGTGCTTCTCACAATATATTTCTGTTCCtaataaacaaaatcacaattGTCTGATAATTGGAGCAGATGCCATTCAGTTGCAGCAAAGCTTAACTTCTGCCGTACCTGACAGGTAAACCATCCTTCCTTAGTGCAGAGGCGCCCAGACTCCTTTTCAGTCCTATCGAAGTATTTACCGTTGTACTTGTCATTTTTCAGCATCTCAACCAGGCActtggatgtttttaaaaactcctctTTCACTTTAGCTTTCTGTGTGCCGTTGGTTGCACTGTCCACCTGAAAAATCGACACAGGAAATTGAAACGTTTAATTTGCGCAGGGAAACGTGCTGGGTCTCAACGGGCCTCGGGTTCACCTCCTTCATGTAGCCCCGTATTCTGCTTTCACAGTTGTACTTCATGTAGGCAGACTTTGTTTTGAATCGCACATCGACACCTGGAATAGAACCAAAACAATTCAAAGGGTTGTTAAGTTTAATACAATTTTGGAGATGATCTTTCATTGAGAAGGTATATGTGGACATGTTGTTTAAACCGTCAAAAAGCATTAAGATTTGGCCTTTTTACAAAccacaaaatgtcaaattcttattttatctaaaaaaaaaaaaaaacgcagttTAAATTGAACAGATTCTTATTGCTCTATATCTTATGTCTACAAAAGTAAGTACAACAGTTAAATAATTCTTAAAGCACACAAACATGTTGAGTCAAGTGTGCTGATCAGATAAAAAGCTGGTTTTAGGCATTTACAGCTTCCAAGCACAGTATTATGCATCTCACGCAAATTCactaaaaatctttaaagacGTTCTGTTTAAAGTTTTTGGTTAGTGCCAGTTCATCCTTGTTAGATGTTTGCATATAATCCTCGTGGCCCATAAGTTTACGTACACAAGCagaatttctgattttctgGGCATTTTTATGAATGATAAAGTAAAAACTTTTCTGTCTTATGGTTGATGGTTGGCTAAAGCCATCTATTAACGAACACCGTTTCTCTTTCTAGCCATCATGACAATAAACTAACCAAAGGATCCTTACAACTTGACACAACCTAGACATTTTTCCCTGAGAACATACAATACAAGTTGATGCACATGGGTTTAAGGTCACCATTTTGACCTGTGACTTCATAATCAGGGCGTGTGTAAAAAAGCTGGGAGTTTGTCGGCTCCTGACAGACCCTGGCATGTTTTGTCCAGTGCTGCACTGATGTTGCTGGATACCAACATCAAAGACAAGAGTCATTCATCATCACTAcgatttgaaaagaaaaaacaattgtttaGAAAGTGGACTCACCCAACCACTAGTAAGTGTAGAAAAAGAAATCCGCAtcattattcttattttagGCAATATATACAATGCAAACTATGGCTGCAACCCGTGTAAGTAACTGATTTATTGGTCTTAgtataataatacaaaaagtgGGAGAATCAACTAGCTTAATTTATTGTTGGACACTATGTACCAGTAAACCAGTCTTcatcctcctctctgctctccagATCTGATCTGTCCTCCAGGTTCTGCAGCAGGTCAGTAAGGACTTTACGCCTCTTGAAAGATTTCTCGTCGGAGAGAAGACCCTTCGCTGCTTCAATGAGACCGTCAGCGTGGCGATCGGTGTTCAGTAACCGACCAATGTCACAAACGACTACAAGAAACAGtgaaatgcttaaaataataacacaaaaaatttattttagagaTGATGTGGATGATATTTTTATCTCACGTACCTCCGCTCCATGTCTGATCCCTTGACAGAAGAACAAGTTCGCAGTTATCAGGCAGAGTGGGAAAGAAATCCTCTGTCACTATCGTTCCATCTTCATATAAACACACATGAGCACCAGAAAGTGGCAGCTGGGATGGTGAAGAACATGAAAACATCACATTATTGTAAGCTCAACcaatacacaaacacataatTGGGTCAGATCGGCTGCGTTATTCCACTTCAAATGTTGCACATACGGACAGACTTGAGAGTTTGTCTATGACAAACTGATGCAGACAGCTTCATTGGCAAAAATCAAATTtgctggtaaagatgtgtaaaaagccaAATAAATTCAAGACTCTCACACTGAAATGATCATCCCCTAAACAAGTTCATTAGGGGTAGGGCACAAAGGTTCCCCAGAACtgtgacattttaatgtaacttagcaAAATGATGATGTTATAAACAGCAATACACAAACATGTTCAGATGTAGACTCATCTGATGATATCacaggcaaacacacacaaaaagaaactgaaagtaaattaatatttttaatgcagtAGCACAATCCTAAACTTGAAATTTATTCAGTAGAAGAACGGGTATTTCACTCATTTAATTCATACATACCGTACTTAGGTGCACTTATAAATGTGTTTGCTCTACCTACAGtatgtggaataaaaataattgtgcCAACAacgattatttaaaaaatattcacgtCTGTTCTCCAGTAAATGTTCAATATACTGAAATTAATAGGTCATCATTTTCTGTCCAATCAAGTTGTATTCTGAATACGAgttaattaaaattatattagtttAAAGAGAGAAACTTTATACATATCACAGCtctggaaaacttttttttttttatcgcttCACTCAATATTCAACTTGTTCGTGGATTATTAAAATGCCTTATTTTCAATTAATAACGAAAGAAAACTGTTTAGCTGTCCCGGGTTATCAGTTCCCCCTTCATTCTCGCAGGTTCACAAAAAGCGGAACTGACAGCGACGAAAGTtattaaactacaaaaacataCGGCTTACCTGTAACAGCTTACAGCCCTTTTTAATCAGCTCCTTTACATCTTTAGAAGCAATGCCGTATTTTCTGTCCCCACTATAACCTCGAATTTTaacaggtttgtttttcttgaagaGTCCGAACATTTCACAGTTTATACGTACCGCTTCCTTTGTTCTTCTTCCTCTTGACGCTCAGTAGCGCAGCGGCAGTGATTTTGtgctgccccctagtggttATCTTTATACATTACGTCTATTAGTGACGTAGAAAGACAAAGTCAAAAAACATCGCTAAAACATAgcaaattttggatttttaaatcatcgaattatgttttattacttttaataaaTTGGACTgtcacctttaaaataaatagatgaagTCATCAAATCAAATGAACTTACaatttgctgtttctttttctgtatctGCTCTATATGATTGTATTGAAATTATTATAAAGTGGCTTGAGACAATGTTTTGTGATTTGGCGatatataaacaaactgaacttaATTGAACTGTAGCTCTGTAAACATAATCAATTGTACTTTTACATAACTAAACTTGCACCTTCATTTCAGCATTTTGgatcttttaacttttttgtgcTAAAACGGTCAGATCAAATTTAACATCAGTCTcattctcaataaacaaatataaaaatattaggGCTATGGTCTGCATTAAAATTCAAGAATTTATAGTAGGCCCTCGTTGTTAACACAACATCGATCCAAACAATATTCAAGAAATTTCCTTAAAagaactttattctcatacatcattgatattatattatattatattatattatattatattatattataaatgtGACCTATGGGACTCCAGTTCATTATCTTTGTTGTccaataaaagtacaaataatatAGGCAATaatattttgtcaatttttctCCAAATGTCGGAAAACGGTGAAATACTGCTATATATTCATTAACTGTATGGCCGTGTGCGTCAGTAACTCTGTACGAGTGTTTGTGTCGTGATTAGAAAGCAACTTGTAgtgttatattttatgttttattttatttttgtaagctGTCAGGAGACTGCAGAAaccaaagtgtgtgtgtgtgtgtgtgtgtgggcgtgtgggggtgtgtgtgtgtgtgtgtgtgtgtgtttgtgtgaatatGTGTCAGCTCCAGTAAAATAGTTAATTTTTAGGTACTTCAATATAAAACCGTATTATCATATTTACTTACTCGGCATTCACTTGTAATATTCCGTTAAATATGAGAGCACATTATTACCATGGCAACTGACGCAGCACGGTGGGGTCTACCAAAGAACAGGTTAAGACCGGCTAAATACTCCCATTGCGAAATTGATTTTTTCGTGATAATTCACTGTTTGAAACACGTTTTGCTATATTGTAGTATTTAAACTAATTAGTATCAgtataaaattgttttctttactaAGCAaggcttctttttaaaatgcttatatTGTACCGCAcccctctaaaaaaaaatagtacaaCTGGATTTCCAACATGGCGGCTGCATGTATGAAAATCTGTACTGAGAGAAATTCTATTCTAAAGTAGAACCGCAGGcaatttacagaattttttgtttttattttatttatttttttgctctttttattgATAATGATATGGTGAAGGCAGGAGAGTGAAACAGCATGGCTGACAGCTGGGAAGAATTGTTTCACAAGAACCGGTTGGTTCCCCCGTCCAGCCAAACAGTCCGCCTGGCTGTGGAGAACCACCTCACCGCTAACCACGGCTTTCAGCTCAGCTTCAGCCGGCTTACTGTAGCGCAACTCCCGCAGGTAATTCCAAACATTAGTTGTCTGTAAACGGCAGAAATGTTCTTGGGTTTAAACCAGTAGTCTCAAAATAGTCCTCAaaggccggtgtcctgcaacttttagatgtttctctgcttcagcacacctggctccaatattagctcattagcagagctctgtAGAAATTGACTGCATGCTAGCAAGGCAGTTTAgccatttaattcaagtgtgtagGAGTAAAGTTGTGAAACTCTGGCTCTCGAGGACTGCAGTTTGAGAGCactgttttaaacaaacaaacaagttaGGTCCAGCAATATTTTGTGTGTATTTCAGTCCACttcatatttacttttatatagaaaaataatcataaagaCCTGTAATGTCACCCACAATTTTACACGATTGTAAAGCACAATCGTGTAAAATTGTGGTTTACAGAGGTTTTCATACCACTTGGAACTTTTTCACGTTGTGACACATTACAACCACACGCTCGTGTGTTTTTGTATGATTTATGTAATGCACCGGTCTGAAGCaggacatacagtatatgtgaagtcaaagaaaaataatgcgtggttttgaacatttttttaaaataacaatctTTAAAGTGTTGTTTGATTGTATTCAGCCCCCCAAGTTGGTGGTTTTAAAAGTATACTTTTGAGTTTGgctgtgtattttcttttactgattTGCTTGCCTAGAGACCGACTGTTTCGCCCATattactttgcaaaaatattttaagctcAGACTGGTTAGAGCTTCCTGCCTTCTAATTGCATGTTcatatgatttatttataattcaCTTAACTTATTTGAGGCATCAAGAAGAGCTTTTAGTTGTCCATCTTCTTTTGTTGACCCACAGGATCTGTCAGCTGGGGAAGATGTGACCTACCAGCTGCGAGTGACTCTGTATGATGGAAAACTCCAGcacttttttggaaaaacatgGAAGAGCTCAtcccaaaaaatgaaaaacaacaagattTCCTTCAACGAGGTA
It encodes:
- the dffb gene encoding DNA fragmentation factor subunit beta — translated: MFGLFKKNKPVKIRGYSGDRKYGIASKDVKELIKKGCKLLQLPLSGAHVCLYEDGTIVTEDFFPTLPDNCELVLLSRDQTWSGVVCDIGRLLNTDRHADGLIEAAKGLLSDEKSFKRRKVLTDLLQNLEDRSDLESREEDEDWFTGVDVRFKTKSAYMKYNCESRIRGYMKEVDSATNGTQKAKVKEEFLKTSKCLVEMLKNDKYNGKYFDRTEKESGRLCTKEGWFTCQGSFEQKLCQSLHSINPYGSRESRIVFSTWNLDHRIEKKRTIIPALLEALQTHKTADINLNYFYQMLFTRENLKLVHIVCHKKGAHNLMCDTNKMFRTSKNARKAKEDTKGKKKRCT